The Kosakonia sacchari SP1 genome includes a window with the following:
- a CDS encoding acetyl-CoA C-acetyltransferase — protein sequence MKDVVIVGAVRTPIGCFQGALSRLSAVELGSQVVRALIERSGVQPQDIDEVILGQVLTAGAGQNPARQSAIKGGLPNTVSAITINDVCGSGLKALHLASQAIQCGEADVVIAGGQENMSRAPHVLTDSRTGAQLGNSQLIDSLVHDGLWDAFNDYHMGVTAENLAREYGISRERQDEWALSSQHKARVAIDSGRFRDEIVPVSAMDAAGQTQVIDTDEQPRTDPSAEALAKLAPAFEQSGSVTAGNASPINDGAAAVLVMSEAKAQELNLPVLARIRAFASVGVDPALMGIAPVYAMRRCLERAGWQLDDVDLIEANEAYAAQALSVGKILEWDEKRVNVNGGAIALGHPIGASGCRILVSLVHEMQKRQARKGLATLCIGGGQGVALAIERD from the coding sequence ATGAAAGATGTCGTGATAGTCGGCGCGGTTCGCACGCCTATCGGCTGTTTTCAGGGCGCATTGTCACGCCTCTCTGCCGTTGAGTTGGGCAGCCAGGTGGTGCGTGCGTTGATTGAACGTAGCGGCGTGCAGCCACAAGATATCGACGAAGTGATTTTAGGCCAGGTGCTGACAGCAGGTGCCGGGCAAAACCCTGCGCGGCAGTCGGCGATCAAAGGCGGCCTGCCGAATACGGTTTCAGCAATCACCATTAATGATGTCTGCGGCTCCGGGCTGAAAGCCCTGCACCTGGCTTCGCAGGCGATTCAGTGTGGCGAAGCTGATGTGGTGATTGCTGGCGGGCAGGAGAATATGAGCCGTGCGCCGCATGTGCTGACCGACAGCCGCACCGGTGCACAGCTCGGCAACAGCCAGCTTATTGATAGCCTGGTGCATGACGGTTTGTGGGACGCCTTCAACGATTACCATATGGGCGTAACGGCGGAAAACCTGGCGCGTGAATATGGCATCAGCCGCGAGCGTCAGGATGAATGGGCGTTAAGCTCGCAGCACAAAGCGCGTGTCGCTATCGATTCCGGGCGTTTTCGCGATGAAATTGTTCCGGTAAGCGCGATGGATGCAGCAGGTCAGACGCAGGTTATTGATACCGATGAACAACCGCGCACTGACCCCAGCGCGGAAGCGCTGGCAAAACTCGCGCCCGCGTTTGAACAAAGCGGCTCGGTTACTGCCGGTAACGCCTCACCCATCAATGACGGTGCGGCGGCGGTGCTGGTAATGAGCGAAGCAAAAGCGCAGGAACTGAATTTACCGGTGCTGGCGCGCATCCGCGCATTTGCCAGCGTTGGTGTCGACCCGGCGTTAATGGGTATTGCGCCGGTTTATGCCATGCGCCGCTGCCTTGAGCGCGCAGGCTGGCAACTTGATGATGTCGATCTGATTGAAGCGAACGAAGCTTATGCAGCGCAGGCGTTGTCAGTCGGTAAAATCCTCGAGTGGGATGAGAAACGCGTGAATGTCAACGGTGGGGCGATAGCGCTGGGCCACCCGATTGGCGCTTCCGGCTGCCGTATTCTGGTTTCGCTGGTGCATGAAATGCAAAAAAGGCAGGCCCGTAAAGGGCTGGCAACCTTATGCATCGGCGGTGGCCAGGGTGTGGCGTTAGCAATCGAACGCGATTAA
- a CDS encoding oligogalacturonate-specific porin KdgM family protein, whose protein sequence is MFKKTLALASLLGASFASQAVTVDLRHEYIDSGSNADRVAVSHRFENGVGFGVEAKWKSGGDDADKPLTEIVGNGHEESINWRWAATKNFALTPGFNIESKDTNSIYKPYLHAQYSFDNGVYIAGRYRYEYTRNPDSSTVDNKVNKFDTWVGWAMGDYRIELNYVYAKSTEDVIRENNKTYSNEYNAKVAYKLDKNWSPYVEVGNVGVKNTDERQTRFRLGVAYSF, encoded by the coding sequence ATGTTTAAGAAAACTCTGGCTCTTGCTTCACTCCTTGGCGCTTCCTTTGCTTCACAAGCCGTCACCGTGGATTTACGTCACGAATACATTGACAGCGGTTCCAACGCCGATCGCGTAGCGGTTTCCCACCGCTTTGAGAATGGCGTAGGTTTCGGTGTTGAAGCGAAATGGAAATCTGGCGGCGATGACGCCGACAAACCGTTAACGGAAATCGTGGGTAACGGCCACGAAGAGTCCATTAACTGGCGCTGGGCTGCGACCAAGAATTTTGCGTTAACACCGGGCTTTAATATCGAAAGTAAAGATACCAACTCCATCTATAAACCGTATCTTCACGCGCAATACAGCTTTGATAACGGCGTTTATATTGCAGGCCGTTACCGTTATGAATACACACGTAACCCGGATTCAAGCACCGTTGATAATAAGGTCAACAAATTTGATACCTGGGTAGGCTGGGCGATGGGCGACTACCGCATTGAGCTGAACTATGTTTATGCGAAGAGCACCGAAGATGTTATTCGTGAAAACAACAAAACCTATTCCAACGAATATAACGCCAAAGTGGCGTACAAACTGGATAAAAACTGGTCTCCGTATGTGGAAGTGGGCAACGTGGGTGTGAAAAATACCGACGAACGCCAGACCCGTTTCCGCCTCGGTGTGGCTTACTCTTTCTGA
- a CDS encoding oligogalacturonate lyase family protein, translating into MAKGMRVKLNYAISRDPDTGAEITRLTPPEVTCHRNYFYQKCFFNDGSHLLFAGEFDGHWNYYLLDIAKAEAVQLTEGAGDNTFGGFLSPDDSALYYVKNDRTLREVNLQTLAEREIYRVPEEWVGYGTWVANSDCSKLVGIEIAASDWTPLNDWKLFHDFFHKGPHCRLLRVDLQSGESSVIHEEKNWLGHPIYRPFDDNTVAFCHEGPHDLVDARMWLVNEDGSHVRKVKDHAEGESCTHEFWVPNGSALVYVSYLKGKQGRMIYSFNPDTGVNDAVMPMPACSHLMSNFDGTLLVGDGSGTPVDVKDTSGYTIDNDPYLYVFDVAKKAYFRVARHDTSWATVANSRQVTHPHPSFTPDDSAILFSSDKDGKPALYIAKLPEQRVMLQA; encoded by the coding sequence ATGGCGAAAGGCATGCGGGTAAAACTCAATTACGCAATCAGCCGCGATCCGGATACCGGCGCGGAAATCACCCGCTTAACACCACCGGAAGTGACCTGTCATCGGAACTACTTCTATCAGAAGTGTTTTTTCAACGATGGCAGCCACCTGTTATTTGCCGGTGAATTTGATGGCCACTGGAATTATTACCTGCTGGATATCGCGAAAGCCGAAGCCGTGCAGTTAACGGAAGGCGCGGGTGATAACACCTTTGGCGGTTTCCTCTCGCCGGATGACAGCGCTTTATATTATGTGAAGAACGATCGCACCCTGCGGGAAGTGAATTTGCAAACGCTCGCCGAGCGCGAAATTTATCGTGTACCGGAGGAGTGGGTAGGCTACGGCACCTGGGTAGCAAACAGCGATTGCAGCAAACTGGTTGGGATTGAGATCGCCGCCAGCGACTGGACGCCGCTCAATGACTGGAAACTGTTCCACGACTTCTTCCATAAAGGCCCGCACTGCCGTTTGTTGCGCGTGGATCTGCAAAGCGGCGAGAGCAGCGTGATCCATGAAGAGAAGAACTGGCTGGGTCACCCGATTTACCGTCCGTTCGACGATAACACCGTGGCGTTTTGCCACGAAGGCCCGCACGACCTGGTGGATGCGCGGATGTGGCTGGTCAATGAAGACGGCAGCCATGTGCGCAAAGTAAAAGATCACGCCGAAGGTGAAAGCTGCACCCACGAATTCTGGGTGCCGAACGGTTCCGCGCTGGTGTATGTCTCTTACCTGAAAGGCAAACAGGGACGCATGATTTACAGCTTCAACCCTGATACCGGCGTGAACGACGCAGTGATGCCAATGCCAGCGTGCTCTCACCTGATGAGCAACTTCGACGGCACCTTACTGGTCGGCGATGGTTCCGGCACGCCGGTGGATGTGAAAGATACCAGCGGTTACACCATTGATAACGATCCGTATTTGTATGTTTTCGACGTGGCGAAAAAAGCCTATTTCCGGGTAGCGCGCCACGATACCTCCTGGGCAACGGTTGCCAACAGCCGCCAGGTAACGCATCCGCATCCGTCGTTCACACCAGACGACAGTGCGATTCTGTTTAGTTCCGATAAAGACGGCAAACCGGCGCTTTATATCGCGAAACTTCCTGAGCAACGCGTAATGTTGCAAGCGTAA
- the kduI gene encoding 5-dehydro-4-deoxy-D-glucuronate isomerase, which translates to MEVRQSIHSAHAKTLDTQGLRNEFLVEKVFADDEYTMVYSHIDRIIVGGIKPVKKTVSVGGEVGKQLGVSYFLERRELGVINIGGPGTITVDGQCYEIGHRDALYVGKGAKEVVFASIDSAKPAKFYYNCAPAHTTFPTKKVTPADVAPVTLGDPLTSNRRTINKYFVPDVLETCQLSMGLTELAPGNLWNTMPCHTHERRMEVYFYFNMEEDACVFHMMGQPQETRHIVMHNEQAVISPSWSIHSGVGTRAYTFIWGMVGENQVFDDMDHVAVKDLR; encoded by the coding sequence GTGGAAGTCAGACAAAGCATCCACAGTGCGCATGCGAAAACGCTGGATACCCAGGGCCTGCGCAATGAGTTTTTAGTCGAAAAAGTATTCGCTGATGACGAATACACCATGGTTTACAGCCATATCGATCGCATTATCGTCGGCGGTATTAAACCGGTGAAGAAAACCGTTTCTGTCGGTGGCGAAGTGGGTAAACAGCTTGGCGTGAGCTATTTCCTTGAGCGCCGCGAACTGGGCGTGATTAATATCGGCGGCCCGGGCACCATCACCGTGGACGGTCAGTGTTATGAAATTGGTCATCGCGATGCGTTATATGTTGGAAAAGGCGCCAAAGAGGTGGTTTTTGCCAGCATAGATAGCGCGAAACCGGCTAAGTTTTACTACAACTGCGCACCCGCACACACCACCTTTCCAACAAAAAAAGTGACGCCAGCCGATGTTGCTCCGGTGACGCTTGGCGATCCGCTGACCAGCAACCGTCGCACCATCAACAAATATTTCGTGCCGGACGTGCTGGAAACCTGCCAGTTAAGCATGGGGCTGACCGAGCTTGCGCCGGGCAACCTGTGGAACACGATGCCGTGCCATACCCATGAGCGCCGCATGGAAGTGTACTTCTATTTCAATATGGAAGAAGACGCCTGCGTATTCCATATGATGGGGCAGCCGCAGGAAACGCGTCACATTGTGATGCATAACGAGCAGGCGGTCATTTCTCCCAGCTGGTCAATCCATTCAGGCGTGGGTACGCGTGCGTATACCTTCATCTGGGGGATGGTGGGTGAGAACCAGGTCTTTGATGACATGGATCACGTCGCTGTAAAAGATCTGCGCTAA
- the kduD gene encoding 2-dehydro-3-deoxy-D-gluconate 5-dehydrogenase KduD, with translation MILDAFSLQGKVAVVSGCDTGLGQGMALGLAEAGCDIVGINIVEPTETIERVTALGRRFLSLTADLRQIDGIPALLERAVAEFGKIDILVNNAGLIRREDAINFSEKDWDDVMNLNIKSVFFMSQAAAKHFIAQGNGGKIINIASMLSFQGGIRVPSYTASKSGVMGVTRLLANEWAKHNINVNAIAPGYMATNNTQQLRADEQRSAEILDRIPAGRWGLPSDLMGPVVFLASKASDYINGYTIAVDGGWLAR, from the coding sequence ATGATTCTGGATGCATTTTCTCTTCAAGGTAAGGTTGCGGTAGTAAGCGGTTGCGACACTGGTCTGGGCCAGGGTATGGCGCTGGGTCTGGCGGAAGCGGGCTGCGATATCGTCGGTATCAACATTGTTGAACCAACAGAAACCATTGAGCGCGTAACCGCGCTGGGCCGTCGTTTTCTTAGCCTGACTGCCGATCTGCGTCAGATCGACGGCATTCCGGCGCTGCTGGAGCGTGCGGTCGCCGAGTTTGGCAAAATCGACATTCTGGTAAATAACGCCGGTTTGATCCGCCGTGAAGACGCGATCAACTTCAGCGAGAAAGACTGGGACGACGTGATGAACCTGAACATTAAGAGCGTATTCTTTATGTCCCAGGCGGCGGCAAAACATTTCATCGCGCAGGGTAACGGCGGCAAGATCATCAACATCGCGTCCATGCTTTCTTTCCAGGGTGGCATCCGCGTACCGTCTTACACCGCGTCAAAAAGCGGCGTAATGGGCGTGACTCGTCTGCTGGCGAACGAATGGGCGAAACACAACATCAACGTTAACGCTATCGCGCCGGGTTATATGGCGACCAATAACACCCAGCAACTGCGTGCCGACGAGCAGCGTAGCGCCGAGATCCTCGACCGCATCCCGGCAGGCCGCTGGGGGCTGCCGAGCGATCTGATGGGGCCGGTGGTGTTCCTGGCATCAAAAGCGTCTGACTACATCAACGGCTACACCATTGCTGTTGACGGCGGCTGGCTGGCGCGTTAA
- the araE gene encoding arabinose-proton symporter AraE, with protein sequence MTSISNDSVALPRALRDTRRMNLFVSVSAAVAGLLFGLDIGVISGALPFITDHFTLSSRLQEWVVSSMMLGAALGALFNGWLSFRLGRKYSLMAGAVLFVAGSLGSAFAASVEVLLLSRVLLGIAVGIASYTAPLYLSEMASENVRGKMISMYQLMVTLGIVLAFLSDTAFSYSGNWRAMLGVLALPAVLLIILVVFLPNSPRWLAQKGRHIEAEEVLRMLRDTSEKAREELNEIRESLKLKQGGFQLFKANRNVRRAVFLGMLLQAMQQFTGMNIIMYYAPRIFKMAGFTTTEQQMIATLVVGLTFMFATFIAVFTVDKAGRKPALKIGFSVMAIGTLILGYCLMQFDNGTASSGLSWLSVGMTMICIAGYAMSAAPVVWILCSEIQPLKCRDFGITCSTTTNWVSNMIIGATFLTLLDAIGAAGTFWLYTALNLAFVGVTFWLIPETKNVTLEHIERRLMSGEKLRNIGV encoded by the coding sequence ATGACTTCTATCAGTAATGATTCCGTAGCTTTACCACGCGCGCTGCGTGATACCCGGCGTATGAATCTGTTTGTCTCGGTGTCGGCTGCGGTCGCCGGGCTGTTGTTTGGTCTCGATATTGGGGTGATTTCCGGTGCGCTGCCGTTTATCACCGACCATTTCACCTTATCCAGCCGTTTGCAGGAGTGGGTGGTGAGCAGCATGATGCTGGGCGCGGCGCTGGGGGCGCTGTTTAACGGCTGGCTCTCTTTTCGCCTTGGGCGTAAATACAGCTTAATGGCGGGCGCGGTGTTATTTGTCGCCGGTTCGCTCGGTTCCGCGTTTGCCGCCAGTGTGGAAGTGCTGCTGCTTTCCCGCGTGCTGCTGGGGATTGCCGTCGGCATTGCTTCGTATACCGCGCCGCTGTATCTCTCTGAAATGGCGAGCGAAAACGTGCGTGGCAAGATGATCAGCATGTACCAGTTAATGGTCACGCTGGGCATTGTGCTGGCGTTCCTGTCGGACACCGCGTTTAGCTACAGCGGTAACTGGCGGGCAATGCTCGGCGTACTGGCACTGCCGGCGGTGTTACTGATTATTCTGGTGGTGTTCCTGCCCAATAGCCCGCGCTGGCTGGCGCAAAAAGGGCGGCATATTGAAGCGGAAGAGGTGCTGCGTATGCTGCGTGATACCTCGGAAAAAGCGCGTGAAGAACTTAATGAAATCCGCGAAAGCCTGAAACTGAAACAGGGCGGTTTCCAGCTGTTTAAAGCTAACCGCAACGTGCGCCGCGCCGTTTTCCTCGGCATGTTATTGCAGGCGATGCAGCAGTTCACCGGTATGAATATCATCATGTATTACGCGCCGCGCATCTTCAAAATGGCCGGGTTTACCACCACCGAACAGCAGATGATCGCCACGCTGGTGGTGGGGCTGACCTTTATGTTTGCCACCTTTATCGCGGTGTTTACCGTGGATAAAGCCGGACGCAAACCGGCACTGAAAATTGGTTTCAGCGTAATGGCGATCGGCACCTTGATCCTCGGCTATTGCCTGATGCAGTTTGATAACGGCACCGCGTCGAGCGGGTTATCCTGGCTTTCCGTTGGGATGACGATGATCTGTATTGCCGGTTATGCGATGAGCGCCGCGCCGGTGGTGTGGATCCTGTGTTCTGAGATCCAGCCGCTGAAATGCCGCGATTTCGGCATCACCTGTTCCACCACCACTAACTGGGTGTCGAACATGATTATCGGTGCGACCTTCCTGACCTTACTGGATGCGATTGGCGCGGCGGGCACCTTCTGGCTCTATACCGCGCTGAATCTGGCATTTGTCGGCGTCACGTTCTGGCTGATCCCGGAAACCAAAAACGTCACGCTGGAACATATCGAGCGCCGTCTGATGTCAGGTGAAAAACTGCGTAATATCGGCGTGTAA
- a CDS encoding oligogalacturonate lyase family protein yields MAKGKKVSLTFRSQKDDKTGHEVIRLTPPHIICHRNYFYQKCFTRDGEKLIFGGAFEGHWNYYLLDLANREATQLTEGAGDNTFGGFLSADDSALWYVKNTRELRRVDLQTLEEHIVYEVDDEWVAYGTWVANSSCTKLVGIEIKKSDWQPLTDWQKFRDFYFTNPECRLIRIDLQSGKRETLLQEKRWLGHPIYRPFDDNTVAFCHEGPRDAIDARMWLINEDGCNVRKVRQHKPGESFTHEFWVPDGSALYYVAHQENDPRRYLYSADPNTLENQQLMAIPPCSHLMSNEDGSLVVGDGAPHHTGDIHLNDPYIWVFDIHSGEQKAICQHNSSWKVLDGDRQVTHPHPSFSPDNQWVLYTSDAEGMPALYLARV; encoded by the coding sequence ATGGCAAAGGGGAAAAAAGTCTCTCTCACCTTCCGCAGCCAGAAAGACGACAAAACCGGGCATGAGGTTATCCGGCTGACGCCGCCGCATATTATTTGTCACCGTAACTACTTCTATCAAAAATGCTTTACCCGGGACGGCGAGAAACTGATTTTCGGCGGCGCGTTTGAAGGCCACTGGAATTACTACTTACTGGATCTCGCTAACCGCGAAGCGACACAGCTCACCGAAGGCGCGGGAGACAACACGTTTGGCGGTTTTTTATCCGCCGATGACAGCGCGCTGTGGTATGTGAAAAACACCCGCGAACTGCGCCGCGTGGATTTGCAGACGCTCGAAGAGCATATCGTCTACGAAGTCGATGATGAATGGGTGGCGTATGGTACCTGGGTCGCCAACTCCAGCTGCACCAAGCTGGTCGGTATCGAAATCAAGAAAAGCGACTGGCAGCCGCTTACCGACTGGCAAAAATTCCGTGACTTCTACTTCACCAACCCCGAATGTCGCTTGATCCGCATTGATCTGCAAAGCGGTAAACGCGAGACCCTGTTGCAGGAAAAACGCTGGCTTGGCCACCCGATTTATCGCCCGTTTGACGATAACACCGTGGCGTTTTGCCACGAAGGCCCGCGCGATGCGATCGATGCACGCATGTGGCTGATTAACGAAGATGGCTGCAATGTGCGCAAAGTACGCCAGCACAAGCCGGGCGAAAGTTTTACCCATGAATTCTGGGTGCCGGACGGCTCCGCGCTCTACTACGTGGCGCACCAGGAAAACGATCCGCGCCGTTATCTCTACAGTGCGGATCCGAACACGCTGGAAAACCAGCAATTAATGGCGATCCCGCCCTGCTCGCACCTGATGAGTAATGAAGATGGCAGCCTGGTGGTCGGCGATGGCGCACCGCATCATACCGGGGATATCCACCTTAACGATCCGTATATCTGGGTATTTGATATTCACAGCGGCGAACAGAAAGCGATTTGCCAGCATAACAGTAGCTGGAAAGTGCTGGATGGCGACCGCCAGGTCACGCACCCGCACCCATCTTTCTCGCCAGATAACCAGTGGGTACTCTATACTTCCGATGCCGAAGGCATGCCCGCGCTCTACCTGGCGCGGGTATAA
- a CDS encoding ABC transporter substrate-binding protein produces MKKVLTGAIISATLGMCAVPATAADNVDLRMSWWGGNGRHQVTLKALEEFHKQHPDITVKSEYTGWDGHLSRLTTQIAGGTEPDVMQTNWNWLPIFSKNGDGFYDLNQVKDIIDLSQFDAKELQSTTVDGKLNGIPISVTARVFYFNDEQWKKAGVAFPKTWDELLAAGKTFESKLGKQYYPVVLEHQDTLALLNSYMVQKYNIPAVDEKAKKFSYTNEQWVEFFQMYKKLVDSHVMPDAKYYASFGKSNMYEMKPWIEGEWAGTYMWNSTITKYSDNLKPPAKLVLGDYPMLPGAKDAGLFFKPAQMLSIGKSTKHPKEAAQVINFLLNSKEGAETLGLERGVPLSKAAVQTLTANGAIKEADPAVAGLRLAQSLPTKLSVSPYFDDPQIVAQFGTAIQYIDYGQKSVEETAADFQRQAERILKRAMR; encoded by the coding sequence ATGAAAAAAGTGCTTACCGGCGCCATCATCTCCGCAACTCTGGGCATGTGCGCTGTACCCGCAACCGCCGCTGATAATGTTGATCTGCGTATGTCCTGGTGGGGGGGCAACGGTCGTCATCAGGTCACCTTAAAAGCGCTGGAAGAGTTTCATAAACAGCATCCGGACATTACCGTTAAATCTGAATACACCGGTTGGGACGGCCACCTCTCCCGTCTGACCACGCAAATCGCGGGCGGCACTGAGCCGGACGTGATGCAGACCAACTGGAACTGGCTGCCGATTTTCTCCAAAAATGGCGACGGTTTTTACGACCTGAACCAGGTCAAAGACATTATTGACTTAAGCCAGTTCGATGCCAAAGAGCTGCAATCCACCACCGTTGACGGCAAGCTGAACGGCATTCCAATCTCCGTCACCGCGCGCGTGTTCTACTTCAACGACGAGCAGTGGAAAAAAGCGGGCGTAGCCTTCCCGAAAACCTGGGATGAGCTGTTAGCTGCGGGCAAAACCTTTGAAAGCAAACTCGGCAAACAGTACTACCCGGTCGTGCTGGAGCACCAGGATACGCTGGCGCTGCTGAACTCCTACATGGTGCAGAAATACAACATTCCTGCCGTGGATGAAAAAGCGAAGAAATTCAGCTACACCAACGAGCAGTGGGTGGAATTCTTCCAGATGTATAAAAAACTGGTCGATAGCCACGTGATGCCGGACGCGAAATACTACGCGTCATTCGGTAAGAGCAACATGTATGAAATGAAGCCGTGGATCGAAGGTGAATGGGCCGGTACTTACATGTGGAACTCCACCATCACCAAATATTCCGACAACCTGAAGCCGCCAGCCAAACTGGTACTGGGTGACTATCCGATGCTGCCTGGCGCGAAAGACGCGGGTCTGTTCTTCAAACCCGCACAGATGCTGTCGATCGGTAAATCCACCAAGCATCCGAAAGAAGCGGCCCAGGTGATCAACTTCCTGCTGAACAGCAAAGAAGGTGCTGAAACGCTGGGTCTGGAGCGCGGCGTGCCGCTGAGCAAAGCTGCGGTGCAAACACTGACCGCCAATGGCGCGATCAAAGAGGCCGATCCGGCGGTTGCGGGTCTGCGTCTGGCGCAGTCTCTGCCGACCAAACTTTCGGTATCGCCTTACTTTGACGATCCGCAGATTGTTGCCCAGTTCGGTACCGCAATTCAGTACATCGACTATGGCCAGAAATCCGTTGAAGAAACCGCTGCCGACTTCCAGCGTCAGGCTGAGCGTATTCTGAAACGCGCCATGCGCTAA
- a CDS encoding ABC transporter ATP-binding protein has protein sequence MAEVIFNKLEKVYSNGFKAVHGIDLKIADGEFMVIVGPSGCAKSTTLRMLAGLETISGGEVRIGEKIVNNLAPKSRGIAMVFQNYALYPHMTVRENLAFGLKLSKMPKDEINKQVDEAAKILELEELMDRLPRQLSGGQAQRVAVGRAIVKKPDVFLFDEPLSNLDAKLRASMRIRISDLHKQLKKSGKPATTVYVTHDQTEAMTMGDRICVMKLGHIMQVDTPDNLYHFPKNMFVAGFIGAPEMNIKPAKIVKKADQLHITVGHETLALNARQQEKVADYADKEVFFGVRPEFVSVSDEPFSDDCGAGDLVRVENMGHEFFVYLKVGDYELTARIPSDEAKPMIAKGLHRKVYFKFDMNKCHIFDAKTEQNISL, from the coding sequence ATGGCTGAAGTTATTTTCAACAAACTGGAAAAGGTTTACTCCAACGGCTTCAAAGCGGTACATGGTATCGACCTGAAAATTGCCGATGGCGAATTTATGGTGATTGTCGGCCCAAGCGGCTGCGCCAAATCCACCACGCTGCGTATGCTGGCAGGCCTTGAAACCATCAGCGGCGGCGAAGTGCGCATCGGCGAGAAGATCGTCAACAACCTCGCGCCAAAATCACGCGGTATCGCGATGGTGTTCCAGAACTACGCGCTCTACCCGCACATGACAGTGCGTGAAAACCTCGCGTTCGGCCTGAAACTCAGCAAGATGCCGAAAGACGAGATCAACAAACAGGTCGATGAAGCGGCGAAGATCCTCGAACTGGAAGAGCTGATGGATCGCCTGCCGCGCCAGCTTTCCGGCGGTCAGGCGCAGCGTGTGGCGGTTGGCCGCGCGATTGTGAAAAAGCCGGATGTGTTCCTGTTTGACGAACCGCTGTCGAACCTGGACGCCAAACTGCGCGCCTCAATGCGTATCCGTATTTCCGACCTGCACAAGCAGTTGAAGAAATCCGGGAAACCGGCGACCACCGTTTACGTCACGCACGATCAGACCGAAGCAATGACCATGGGCGACCGCATCTGCGTGATGAAACTCGGCCATATCATGCAGGTGGATACTCCGGATAACCTCTACCACTTCCCGAAAAATATGTTCGTGGCGGGCTTTATCGGTGCGCCGGAGATGAACATCAAACCAGCGAAGATTGTGAAAAAAGCCGACCAGCTGCACATTACCGTCGGTCATGAAACGCTGGCACTGAACGCTCGCCAGCAGGAGAAAGTCGCCGATTACGCCGATAAAGAGGTGTTCTTTGGCGTGCGTCCGGAGTTTGTCTCCGTTTCAGATGAGCCTTTTAGCGACGACTGCGGCGCCGGTGACCTGGTGCGCGTCGAGAACATGGGTCACGAGTTCTTTGTTTACCTGAAAGTTGGCGACTACGAACTGACCGCCCGAATTCCTTCTGATGAAGCTAAGCCAATGATTGCTAAGGGGCTTCACCGGAAGGTGTACTTTAAGTTTGATATGAATAAGTGTCATATTTTTGACGCGAAAACTGAACAGAACATTTCCTTATAA
- a CDS encoding carbohydrate ABC transporter permease: MADIQHLTPGMKEAEREVARTLRREKISAWIRYTILLFVGLLMLYPLAWMFSASFKPNHEIFTTLGLWPTHATWDGFINGWKTGTEYTFGHYMLNTFKYVIPKVILTIISSTIVAYGFARFEIPWKNFWFGTLIATMLLPSTVLLIPQYLMFREMGMLNSYMPLYLPTAFATHGFFVFMLIQFLRGVPRDMEEAAQIDGCNSWQVLWYVVVPILKPAIISVALFQFMWSMNDFIGPLIYVYSVDKYPIALALKMSIDVTEGAPWNEILAMASISILPSIIVFFLAQRYFVQGVTSSGIKG; the protein is encoded by the coding sequence ATGGCTGATATCCAACATCTCACGCCGGGCATGAAAGAAGCCGAACGTGAAGTGGCGCGCACGTTGCGCCGCGAGAAAATCAGCGCATGGATCCGCTATACGATCCTGCTCTTTGTCGGCCTGTTAATGCTCTACCCGCTGGCGTGGATGTTCTCGGCGTCGTTCAAACCGAACCACGAGATCTTCACCACGCTGGGGCTGTGGCCGACCCACGCCACCTGGGACGGCTTTATCAACGGCTGGAAAACCGGCACCGAATACACCTTCGGTCATTACATGCTGAACACCTTTAAGTATGTGATCCCGAAAGTGATTTTGACCATTATCTCTTCCACCATTGTGGCTTACGGCTTTGCCCGCTTTGAGATCCCGTGGAAGAACTTTTGGTTCGGTACGCTTATCGCCACCATGCTGCTGCCAAGCACCGTGCTGCTGATCCCACAATATCTGATGTTCCGTGAAATGGGCATGCTTAACAGCTATATGCCGCTGTATCTGCCAACGGCGTTCGCCACCCACGGTTTCTTCGTCTTTATGTTGATTCAGTTTTTACGCGGCGTGCCGCGCGACATGGAAGAAGCGGCGCAAATCGACGGCTGTAACTCCTGGCAGGTGCTGTGGTACGTGGTGGTGCCTATCCTGAAACCGGCGATTATCTCCGTGGCGCTGTTCCAGTTCATGTGGTCAATGAACGACTTTATCGGGCCGCTGATTTATGTCTACAGCGTGGATAAATACCCGATCGCACTGGCGCTGAAAATGTCCATCGATGTCACGGAAGGTGCGCCGTGGAACGAAATTCTGGCAATGGCGAGTATCTCCATTCTGCCGTCCATCATTGTCTTCTTCCTGGCACAGCGCTACTTCGTACAGGGCGTGACCAGCAGCGGAATTAAAGGTTAA